The following proteins are co-located in the Camelina sativa cultivar DH55 chromosome 12, Cs, whole genome shotgun sequence genome:
- the LOC104730905 gene encoding peptidyl-prolyl cis-trans isomerase FKBP53 produces MGFWGLEVKPGKPQTYNPKNEQGKIHVTQATLGSGFAKEKSVIQCSIGDKAPVFLCSLLPNKIECCSLNLEFDDDDEPIEFSVTGDRSIHLSGFLEYYDEDEDEDDYEEDEDDVSDGVEIGESESDDSCEYDSEEEDQLDQFEDFLDTNLEMYRNASVPKSGVVIEEIEDEEKPAKDSKTKRTKKSQASEAANAKKQIVPVESAHVPVLESEDEDEDGLPIPKGEASEPENKSGEKMDLDNEEQGSNKKRKAKAAEQDGGLESGNKSKKKKNQKEKKKGESASKEEADEQVKTGNVLKKQETSQVSQGESSQTPTKSAEKKNKKKKNSSQEATVENNTISSSAEKQTQVDSKSSQVRTHPNGLKIEELSMGKPNGKRADPGKQVFVRYIGKLQKNGKIFDSNIGKSPFKFRLGVGQVIKGWDVGVNGMRVGDKRRLTIPPSMGYGTQGAGPQIPPNAWLSFEVELVNVQ; encoded by the exons ATGGGTTTCTGGG GACTTGAAGTGAAACCTGGGAAACCTCAAACTTACAATCCCAAAAACGAACAAGGAAAGATTCACGTCACACAG GCAACACTAGGCTCTGGTTTTGCCAAAGAGAAGAGTGTGATTCAGTGTTCCATAGGAGACAAGGCTCCTGTTTTCTTGTGTTCATTGTTGCCAAACAAAATTGAATGCTGCTCTCTGAATCTCGAgtttgacgatgatgatgagccTATCGAGTTCTCTGTGACTGGTGACAGAAGTATCCACCTGTCTGGATTCTTGGAGTATtatgatgaggatgaggatgaagatgattatgaggaggatgaagatgatgtttc AGATGGTGTTGAAATCGGTGAATCTGAGTCGGACGATTCATGTGAATATGATAGTGAAGAGGAGGATCAGTTGGATCAATTTGAAGACTTCCTTGATACCAATCTTGAAATGTATCGGAATGCTTCTGTCCCAAAGAGTGGAG TTGTAATTGAGGagatagaagatgaagagaaaccTGCCAAAGATAGTAAGACAAAACGAACCAAGAAGAGTCAAGCTAGCGAAGCTGCGaatgcaaagaaacaaatcGTCCCTGTTGAGAGTGCCCATGTTCCAGTTCTGGAAAGcgaggatgaggatgaagacGGTTTACCTATTCCCAAGGGAGAAGCATCTGAACCAGAGAATAAGTCGGGTGAGAAGATGGACTtagataatgaagaacaaggtagCAACAAGAAAAGGAAGGCCAAGGCTGCTGAGCAAGATGGTGGACTAGAAAG TGGAAAcaagagcaaaaagaagaagaatcagaaagaaaagaagaaaggggAAAGTGCCTCAAAAGAGGAAGCTGATGAACAAGTTAAGACTGGAAATGTGCTCAAAAAGCAGGAAACAAGCCAAGTTTCTCA GGGTGAAAGCTCCCAGACCCCAACTAAATCTgctgagaagaaaaacaagaagaaaaagaactcAAGTCAGGAAGCTACTGTGGAGAATAATACCATTTCTAGTAGTGCTGAGAAGCAAACCCAAGTGGACTCCAAGTCTTCTCAAGTACGGACACATCCAAATGGGCTCAAAATTGAAGAGTTGAGCATGGGCAAGCCCAACGGCAAGAGAGCTGATCCTGGAAAACAG GTTTTTGTCCGCTATATTGGAAAGCTTCAAAAGAATGGGAAGATATTTGATTCCAACATTGGAAAATCACCTTTTAAGTTCCGTCTAG GTGTTGGACAAGTCATTAAGGGATGGGATGTTGGCGTTAACG GCATGCGTGTTGGTGACAAAAGAAGGCTTACAATTCCTCCATCAATGGG GTATGGTACGCAGGGTGCTGGTCCCCAGATTCCTCCTAACGCTTGGCTGTCGTTTGAAGTCGAACTAGTTAATGTTCAATAA